The Parvibaculaceae bacterium PLY_AMNH_Bact1 genome window below encodes:
- a CDS encoding phosphotransferase (Derived by automated computational analysis using gene prediction method: Protein Homology.) has translation MTSIPTETAINNAWLTKRLSEAGHEVEVTGFTAKRIGTGQIGKCIRYELQLAGKTDGVPKSLVGKFPSDDETSRATGVMLKNFIKEVSFYQQLQERLTIATPRCYFAAIDGEGPDFALLLEDLSPAIQGDQLTGCSVDVARAAVLELVGLHAPSWNDETLRGKDWLGEPDAESTELNRALYQGNIDGFAERYGPKLKADELQIIRKVAGAAPPTGETLPDPFSLVHIDYRLDNLLINENVSPPKITAVDWQSISLGSPLADVAYFLGAGLRSETRKQAEEEIVRAYYTALLNAGIKDYGWDACWTDYRKGVFAGFFVTVIASMIVERTERGDEMFLTMARRHARHALDLGSDEFLA, from the coding sequence ATGACATCCATACCGACAGAAACCGCCATCAACAATGCTTGGTTGACCAAGCGCCTCAGCGAAGCGGGCCATGAGGTTGAGGTGACGGGCTTCACGGCGAAACGCATCGGCACCGGCCAGATCGGCAAGTGCATTCGCTATGAGCTACAGTTGGCCGGCAAGACCGATGGCGTGCCGAAGAGCCTAGTCGGCAAATTCCCCTCTGACGATGAAACAAGCCGCGCCACCGGCGTCATGCTCAAGAACTTCATCAAGGAAGTCTCATTCTACCAACAGCTGCAAGAGCGCCTCACCATCGCAACACCTAGATGCTACTTCGCAGCCATCGACGGCGAAGGGCCGGACTTTGCGCTGCTGCTCGAAGACCTGAGCCCCGCAATCCAAGGAGACCAGCTCACAGGCTGCTCTGTTGATGTCGCCCGCGCCGCGGTCCTGGAACTGGTGGGACTTCACGCACCAAGCTGGAATGATGAGACCTTGCGCGGCAAGGACTGGCTGGGGGAACCCGACGCGGAGAGCACCGAACTCAACCGCGCGCTCTACCAAGGCAATATAGATGGCTTCGCCGAGCGCTATGGACCAAAACTCAAAGCAGATGAGCTACAGATCATCCGGAAGGTCGCCGGTGCCGCACCGCCGACAGGCGAAACGCTGCCCGACCCCTTCTCTCTCGTGCATATCGATTACCGTCTCGACAATCTGCTCATCAACGAGAACGTATCACCGCCAAAGATCACAGCGGTCGACTGGCAGAGCATTTCGCTTGGCAGTCCGCTTGCCGATGTCGCCTATTTCCTCGGAGCAGGGCTGCGGTCCGAGACTCGCAAACAGGCGGAGGAAGAGATCGTTCGCGCCTACTACACAGCTCTACTGAACGCTGGCATCAAAGACTATGGCTGGGACGCCTGCTGGACTGATTATCGCAAAGGTGTGTTCGCGGGCTTTTTCGTGACCGTCATCGCCTCCATGATTGTGGAGCGAACAGAACGGGGGGACGAAATGTTCCTCACCATGGCCAGACGCCATGCCAGACACGCCCTGGATCTGGGGTCTGACGAGTTTTTGGCCTGA
- a CDS encoding VOC family protein (Derived by automated computational analysis using gene prediction method: Protein Homology.), whose amino-acid sequence MPVVTLDNTITLALSVRDRHASAEWYEQNLGFQLLFHNDEAGWSEMQTNTNGVTLGLGEQSEPAPGNSVPVFGVTDIASARAALEKVGVRFDGDTETIEGMVSTATFYDPDGNALMLAQDLSK is encoded by the coding sequence ATGCCAGTCGTAACATTGGACAACACAATCACCTTGGCGCTCTCGGTCCGCGACAGGCATGCAAGCGCGGAATGGTACGAACAGAACCTTGGCTTCCAACTCCTCTTTCATAACGATGAGGCTGGCTGGAGTGAGATGCAGACCAACACGAACGGTGTGACACTCGGCCTGGGCGAGCAGTCAGAACCAGCGCCGGGTAACTCTGTTCCTGTGTTCGGCGTCACGGACATCGCGAGTGCGCGCGCCGCACTGGAAAAAGTCGGCGTGAGGTTTGATGGCGATACAGAAACCATCGAGGGCATGGTCAGCACCGCAACATTCTATGATCCCGATGGCAATGCCCTGATGCTGGCCCAAGATCTCTCAAAATAA
- the carA gene encoding glutamine-hydrolyzing carbamoyl-phosphate synthase small subunit (Derived by automated computational analysis using gene prediction method: Protein Homology. GO_component: GO:0005951 - carbamoyl-phosphate synthase complex [Evidence IEA]; GO_function: GO:0004088 - carbamoyl-phosphate synthase (glutamine-hydrolyzing) activity [Evidence IEA]; GO_process: GO:0009220 - pyrimidine ribonucleotide biosynthetic process [Evidence IEA]) translates to MSARTPTALLVLKDGTVLEGMGLGATGEAQGEVCFNTSITGYQEILTDPSYAGQIITFTFPHIGNVGANDEDMETTNLAATSGVRGAVLRANITSPSNYRSAQHFDAWLKARGIIAIGGIDTRALTARIRDEGMIDATIVHNPDGTFDRDALLARAKAFPGLEGADLAKEVTTGQTYTWDETRWGWDEGFGTNDKPKHHVVALDFGVKRNILRCLASTDCKVTVVPASTSAEDVLAMNPDGVFLSNGPGDPAATGTYAVPEIKKLVESGKPLFGICLGHQMLAIALGAKTEKMLQGHHGANHPVKDHTTEKVEITSMNHGFTVDRDSLPENVEETHVSLFDGTNCGIRLKDKPVFSVQYHPEASPGPQDSHYLFDRFVKLIAEAKR, encoded by the coding sequence ATGAGCGCGCGCACCCCCACAGCCCTTCTCGTCCTAAAAGACGGCACCGTGCTGGAAGGCATGGGTCTTGGCGCCACTGGCGAGGCCCAGGGAGAGGTCTGCTTCAACACCTCAATTACTGGCTATCAGGAAATCCTGACCGACCCGTCTTACGCAGGCCAGATCATCACCTTCACCTTCCCCCATATCGGGAATGTGGGCGCGAATGATGAGGACATGGAAACCACCAACCTTGCCGCCACCTCCGGCGTGCGCGGCGCCGTGCTTCGGGCAAACATCACAAGCCCGTCCAACTACCGCTCAGCGCAGCATTTTGATGCCTGGCTGAAAGCCCGCGGCATCATCGCCATTGGGGGCATTGATACACGGGCGCTCACCGCGCGCATTCGCGATGAAGGCATGATTGATGCGACCATCGTGCACAATCCCGACGGCACGTTTGACCGCGACGCCCTGCTGGCACGCGCAAAAGCCTTTCCGGGCCTTGAAGGTGCCGACCTCGCAAAAGAAGTCACCACCGGCCAGACCTACACCTGGGACGAGACACGCTGGGGATGGGATGAGGGCTTTGGCACCAATGACAAGCCGAAGCACCACGTCGTCGCCCTCGACTTTGGCGTGAAGCGCAACATTCTGCGCTGCCTTGCCAGCACCGACTGCAAAGTGACCGTCGTGCCCGCCTCCACCTCAGCAGAAGACGTGCTCGCCATGAACCCGGATGGGGTTTTCCTGTCGAATGGTCCGGGCGACCCGGCTGCGACGGGCACCTATGCCGTGCCAGAAATCAAAAAGCTCGTGGAAAGCGGCAAGCCCCTCTTCGGCATTTGTCTCGGCCACCAGATGCTCGCCATCGCGCTTGGCGCAAAAACAGAAAAAATGCTCCAGGGCCATCATGGTGCCAACCACCCGGTGAAAGATCACACCACCGAGAAGGTTGAAATCACCAGCATGAACCATGGCTTCACCGTGGATCGCGACAGCCTGCCAGAGAATGTGGAAGAAACCCATGTCTCCCTCTTTGACGGCACCAATTGCGGCATCCGCCTCAAAGACAAGCCTGTCTTCTCTGTCCAGTATCATCCGGAAGCAAGCCCCGGCCCGCAGGACAGCCACTATCTTTTCGACCGCTTTGTAAAGCTCATCGCCGAGGCGAAACGCTAA
- a CDS encoding TetR/AcrR family transcriptional regulator (Derived by automated computational analysis using gene prediction method: Protein Homology.), producing the protein MASAPPSKQRAKSQATRQKLIAAAAEEFRTIGYFNTDTNKIALRAGYAPATFYKHFKNKLSIFLAAYEAWVAEEWRALEAADDDAETLIRTVLAHHKRHLLFRTDLRALATTEPEVKRYQNKLRREQVKRLAELAPDLAPDGDDWSAPVFLLLTMERVSDAIADGSAKASHASETKLIANLIKLIDSLRH; encoded by the coding sequence ATGGCCTCCGCCCCACCATCCAAACAGCGCGCAAAATCACAGGCAACGCGGCAAAAACTGATCGCTGCTGCGGCAGAAGAATTTCGCACTATCGGGTATTTCAACACCGATACGAACAAAATCGCTCTGCGCGCGGGCTATGCCCCTGCCACCTTTTACAAACACTTCAAAAACAAGCTGAGCATCTTCCTCGCAGCATACGAAGCCTGGGTCGCTGAAGAATGGCGGGCGTTAGAGGCGGCGGATGATGATGCAGAAACCCTGATCCGTACCGTGTTGGCGCACCACAAAAGGCATCTTCTCTTCAGAACAGACCTCCGTGCTCTTGCCACCACAGAACCAGAGGTCAAACGCTATCAAAACAAGTTACGTAGGGAGCAGGTAAAACGTCTGGCGGAGCTTGCCCCGGACTTGGCGCCTGACGGAGATGATTGGTCAGCGCCCGTATTCCTCTTGCTCACGATGGAAAGAGTGTCTGACGCCATCGCAGACGGGTCCGCCAAGGCTAGCCATGCAAGCGAAACAAAACTCATCGCCAATCTCATTAAGCTGATTGACAGTTTAAGGCACTAG
- a CDS encoding winged helix-turn-helix transcriptional regulator (Derived by automated computational analysis using gene prediction method: Protein Homology.) has protein sequence MDIALIVNITSKAWSLKILALLHAGVPGRQAPLLAATNASRSSFASSMDHLVQLGLLERNPGHGHPLRPEFRLTEKGRAAAAIASKILATAPDKDAFAIVRRSWAVPVLAVTETPKRFSTIKSGIGPITDRALSQSLCVLEQQKWLRREIDVSQRSPFPTYQAVNAGRIINQAIGLSV, from the coding sequence ATGGATATTGCGCTGATTGTCAACATTACGTCCAAAGCCTGGTCGTTAAAGATCTTGGCTCTTTTGCACGCTGGTGTCCCAGGGCGGCAGGCGCCTTTGCTGGCGGCAACGAACGCAAGTCGTAGCTCGTTCGCGTCAAGTATGGACCATTTGGTTCAGCTGGGACTGCTCGAGAGAAACCCAGGCCATGGTCACCCGTTGCGGCCCGAATTCCGCTTAACCGAAAAGGGACGTGCGGCCGCCGCGATAGCGAGCAAAATTTTGGCGACTGCCCCTGATAAAGATGCATTCGCCATTGTTAGGCGAAGCTGGGCCGTGCCAGTTCTTGCTGTGACGGAGACGCCGAAACGCTTTTCGACCATTAAGTCGGGGATTGGCCCCATCACGGACCGTGCTCTTTCTCAATCCTTATGTGTTCTCGAACAGCAGAAGTGGCTGCGGCGCGAGATAGACGTTTCGCAGCGATCCCCATTTCCGACATATCAGGCAGTGAACGCAGGCAGGATAATCAACCAGGCAATTGGCTTGAGCGTGTAG
- a CDS encoding hypothetical protein (Derived by automated computational analysis using gene prediction method: GeneMarkS-2+.), producing the protein MNQFDTALAREQLYAWDQWVVWFLGRRPWPASFMIAALLWVSYWVFAWAAGVYSEIGLDQLPGGPGPDDGADAPALLFGLGPYGWAATVFSLLGGYATTVVSYNLVAQRNESAEAAMMLGLEREQLLSLWDEHMRAGQSTARFVGIAGYLFGLIALVPALPGVMELLGFQGRYKFLPPASMQVAAVWFLAVTPFAFSLIAKYFYLTIDEGRLWSRLRRDTAAPDIFDPKKLQPVTRASMRGAFTWVIGATIGSLFFLSSGIDRFVLLPFFMGIGVVAILNLLVPLFGWHRKIVREKERQMSEVQLVIDRYWLRLKVAEDDEAALSKMGGLLAMEARIQAAREWPIDFSTIGRLAFYLAIPLFSWIGGALMERAVDAAIG; encoded by the coding sequence TTGAACCAATTTGATACCGCGCTTGCGCGCGAGCAACTCTATGCTTGGGATCAATGGGTTGTGTGGTTCCTTGGGCGGCGCCCTTGGCCTGCGTCTTTCATGATCGCAGCGCTTTTGTGGGTGAGCTACTGGGTGTTTGCATGGGCGGCGGGAGTCTATTCCGAGATCGGGTTGGACCAGTTACCAGGAGGGCCTGGTCCTGATGACGGCGCAGACGCCCCGGCACTCCTGTTTGGCCTTGGCCCTTATGGCTGGGCCGCGACAGTTTTCTCTCTCCTTGGGGGCTATGCGACAACTGTCGTTTCTTACAACTTGGTTGCCCAGCGGAATGAGAGTGCTGAAGCGGCAATGATGCTTGGACTGGAGCGTGAACAGCTTCTTTCCTTGTGGGATGAACATATGCGCGCAGGGCAATCAACTGCGCGTTTTGTTGGCATTGCGGGCTATTTGTTTGGGCTCATCGCACTGGTTCCGGCCTTGCCAGGTGTGATGGAGTTGCTCGGGTTTCAGGGGCGCTATAAATTTCTTCCGCCAGCATCCATGCAGGTTGCTGCCGTGTGGTTTCTTGCTGTGACGCCTTTTGCGTTTTCGTTGATCGCAAAATATTTCTATCTGACGATTGATGAGGGGCGACTTTGGTCGCGTTTGCGCAGAGACACCGCCGCACCTGACATTTTTGATCCAAAAAAGCTCCAGCCTGTTACCAGGGCGTCTATGCGTGGTGCCTTTACATGGGTGATTGGCGCGACAATTGGTTCTCTGTTTTTTCTGAGCAGCGGGATAGATCGCTTCGTTTTGCTGCCCTTCTTTATGGGCATCGGTGTTGTCGCCATTCTGAACCTTCTCGTACCGCTTTTCGGGTGGCATCGAAAAATTGTTCGGGAAAAGGAACGGCAGATGAGTGAGGTGCAGCTGGTTATTGATCGGTACTGGTTGCGGCTCAAGGTCGCCGAGGATGATGAAGCGGCGCTTTCCAAAATGGGTGGGCTGCTGGCGATGGAGGCTCGCATACAGGCCGCCCGCGAGTGGCCAATTGATTTCTCGACCATCGGGCGACTGGCGTTCTATCTCGCCATCCCGTTGTTTTCCTGGATTGGCGGCGCGTTGATGGAGCGCGCTGTCGACGCCGCGATTGGCTAG
- a CDS encoding alpha/beta hydrolase (Derived by automated computational analysis using gene prediction method: Protein Homology.): MKRFETGAAEGSPRIDIGGVDIAYQRWGAGSAIICLHAIGHGVRDFEKLAELVAKDCEIIALDWPGQGRSGQDTEPASAERYAALLEGFVNALGLDQFVLYGNSIGGATAILYADRNPEKVRGLVLSNPGGLAPVDGFARFAIGRMVAFFQAGVDQKRWFSPAFKLYYGRVLLRRAAKAQRKRIVDARFEIAQPLVEAWRSFVTPEADIRSVVRQLKMPVLYAWAARDQIVPLKKSRAAVDTTPDHELVTFRAGHMPAMETPKRFSKVLRGFLERLPE, from the coding sequence ATGAAAAGATTTGAAACGGGTGCCGCAGAAGGGTCGCCGCGGATTGATATAGGCGGGGTCGATATTGCCTATCAGAGATGGGGTGCGGGGTCTGCGATCATCTGTCTTCATGCTATTGGCCATGGCGTGCGGGACTTTGAAAAGCTGGCGGAATTGGTTGCAAAAGATTGCGAGATCATTGCTCTCGACTGGCCGGGTCAGGGACGATCCGGGCAGGACACAGAACCCGCGTCCGCTGAGCGCTATGCGGCCTTGCTTGAAGGTTTTGTGAACGCTTTAGGGCTTGATCAGTTTGTGCTTTATGGCAATTCAATCGGGGGCGCGACGGCCATCCTCTATGCGGACCGTAATCCTGAGAAGGTGCGGGGGTTGGTTCTGTCGAACCCGGGCGGTCTTGCGCCGGTGGACGGGTTTGCGCGGTTCGCCATTGGCCGCATGGTCGCGTTCTTTCAGGCGGGCGTAGATCAGAAAAGATGGTTTTCGCCAGCGTTCAAACTCTATTACGGCCGTGTCTTGCTAAGACGCGCGGCAAAAGCGCAACGCAAGCGAATTGTTGATGCCCGGTTTGAAATTGCGCAACCGTTGGTTGAGGCCTGGCGCAGCTTCGTAACACCCGAAGCTGACATCCGCTCAGTCGTCAGGCAGCTCAAGATGCCCGTGCTCTATGCCTGGGCAGCAAGAGACCAGATCGTGCCTTTAAAGAAGAGCCGGGCCGCGGTCGACACAACGCCCGATCATGAATTGGTGACCTTTAGAGCGGGGCATATGCCTGCAATGGAAACACCTAAGCGTTTTTCTAAGGTTCTTCGTGGATTTCTCGAGAGACTGCCTGAGTAA
- a CDS encoding aromatic ring-hydroxylating dioxygenase subunit alpha (Derived by automated computational analysis using gene prediction method: Protein Homology.), which translates to MHHEEQVRVLKGLMDHLDRGTNVDVGYQVKNPTVSYTSPEIASREWDSFFQNYPHLLGLSGDLPEPGSFFTNNDLGNPILCTRDMDGTFHAFLNVCRHRGVVVETAERGRKKLFSCPFHAWTYSTTGDLVAVPKEDHFGTVDKSCNSLVALPAVERHGLLWVSPNAEHSFDIDELLGDLGDELGNWNMDACARHDATTYKHACNWKLANDTFGETYHFETLHRDTLSPSFYGNVQMYDTYKRNHRMALCLRSIDTMRETPTDTWHILRGTAPVYYLFPNIQLIMTGGGPIVVRIYPEAGDPNNSRSEITWYTFPEEIRKTFGIPEGQDESRISITDRMEGFAAIIEAEDYVVAASSQVGALSGAQDHVTFGRNEPALHHYHSTFRKALGQEPLETLESPISSAAE; encoded by the coding sequence ATGCATCACGAAGAGCAAGTCCGGGTTCTCAAAGGGCTAATGGATCACTTAGATCGTGGCACGAATGTCGATGTGGGCTATCAGGTTAAGAATCCGACCGTCTCCTACACATCGCCGGAAATTGCATCGCGGGAATGGGACAGTTTCTTTCAAAACTATCCACACCTTCTTGGCCTAAGCGGCGACCTGCCTGAGCCAGGTTCCTTCTTCACCAACAATGATCTGGGCAACCCCATCCTGTGTACGCGCGATATGGATGGGACGTTTCATGCCTTCCTGAATGTCTGCCGCCATCGCGGCGTCGTGGTTGAAACCGCGGAACGCGGGCGCAAAAAACTCTTCTCTTGTCCCTTCCACGCCTGGACATACAGCACAACAGGTGACCTGGTTGCCGTGCCCAAGGAAGACCATTTCGGCACTGTCGATAAGTCCTGCAATTCGCTTGTGGCCCTCCCCGCTGTGGAGCGTCACGGGCTGCTCTGGGTCTCCCCCAACGCGGAGCACTCTTTTGACATCGATGAATTGTTGGGCGATCTGGGCGACGAACTCGGCAACTGGAATATGGACGCCTGCGCGCGCCATGATGCAACCACCTACAAACACGCCTGCAATTGGAAACTTGCCAATGACACATTTGGCGAGACCTATCACTTTGAAACACTGCACAGAGATACCCTGTCACCAAGCTTCTATGGCAACGTGCAGATGTATGACACCTATAAGCGCAATCACCGCATGGCACTCTGCCTGCGCTCCATCGATACGATGCGGGAAACGCCGACGGACACCTGGCATATCCTGCGCGGCACAGCGCCAGTCTATTATCTCTTCCCCAACATCCAGCTCATCATGACGGGAGGAGGCCCAATCGTCGTGCGCATTTATCCGGAAGCTGGCGATCCAAACAATTCACGGTCTGAGATCACCTGGTACACCTTTCCAGAAGAGATACGGAAAACCTTTGGCATTCCCGAAGGGCAAGATGAAAGCCGCATTTCCATAACCGATCGCATGGAAGGGTTCGCAGCCATTATCGAAGCCGAAGATTATGTCGTGGCGGCAAGCAGCCAGGTAGGCGCACTAAGCGGCGCACAGGACCATGTCACTTTCGGTCGTAACGAACCTGCCCTGCATCACTATCATTCAACCTTCCGCAAAGCACTCGGACAAGAGCCACTTGAAACGTTAGAGTCACCTATCAGCTCAGCCGCTGAATAG
- a CDS encoding GatB/YqeY domain-containing protein (Derived by automated computational analysis using gene prediction method: Protein Homology.) → MREEIKAALKEALKAQDKRRMGTIRLMQAAIKDRDIAARTEGADTLVSDADILAILAKMIKQREESAVTYENAGRAELATQEREEIDVIKSFMPTQLTPEEVEAAAAEVVAELGAESLKDMGRCMGELKKRYAGRMDFGKAGAVIKGKLGA, encoded by the coding sequence ATGCGCGAAGAAATCAAAGCCGCTTTAAAAGAGGCTCTGAAAGCCCAAGATAAGCGCCGCATGGGCACTATTCGCCTGATGCAGGCCGCGATCAAGGATCGTGATATTGCCGCGCGGACCGAAGGGGCGGACACGCTGGTCTCCGACGCTGATATTCTCGCGATCCTCGCCAAGATGATCAAACAGCGCGAGGAATCAGCTGTCACGTATGAGAATGCCGGACGGGCTGAACTCGCGACCCAGGAGCGCGAAGAGATCGACGTCATCAAGAGCTTCATGCCCACGCAGCTGACGCCGGAAGAGGTTGAAGCGGCTGCCGCTGAGGTTGTGGCGGAACTCGGCGCTGAGAGCCTGAAAGATATGGGCCGCTGCATGGGCGAGCTTAAAAAGCGTTATGCGGGCCGGATGGATTTCGGCAAAGCAGGCGCTGTCATCAAAGGCAAGCTTGGCGCCTGA